Below is a window of Watersipora subatra chromosome 11, tzWatSuba1.1, whole genome shotgun sequence DNA.
GATGTTTTTGTGACTTTGTAAGCTGAAACTCCACTCAATATCAGGGTTGTATCAGCAATCATCATCTGTTGTTAGCATTTCCATGTGTTAATCAAAAAAGAGACTAAATTGTTCTTGTTGGTTATATTACTTTGGAAAGCTACCCAATTATTTGTTATACGAACTTCGGCACCGATCTCAATGTCACGCGTTTTCTTTTCACCTCGTCGCTTAATGTCTCATGTATCATTGGAAAGCTGAGAGGTTACTGATTCTAAATCTGAGGGTAATTTTTCCGTACTATTGACAGGATCGTACACAGGACCAGTTTCGTAAAAAATTTGGTTGTGTATCCAAACCTGCTAAGGTTGGGATACGAACCTCGGCACCGATCTCAATGTTACACGTTTTCTGTTCACCTCGACACTATCTTTCTGCTGATTTTACTGACTGAAGGTGCTAAACATCAAACACAATATCCATCCTAGCAAAACCCTCACTCTCTCGTCTTATTCTTGCTAACAGTTCTGCAGTGTATAGACCAACATTTTTAGAGCCTTTTCACCGTTTGTGCTAAATACATCCCATCAATCACAAGggatttttcattgtttttgtaGACAGGGACATTGGTGCCTGCCATCAAACTCTCTTACTCTTTAGCTAGCTGTGATTTAATAGACTTTCCCCTGTCACAATTTTTGTTCAATAATGCCAATGGAATAGCACATGTCTCATATTCCAGAATTCCTTTTGTATCCAGCTTTCCTATTGTGAGATTGACTAAAGTGGGGCCTGATCTAAATAGgcatataccctacaggatgaaagtATTCGTTGGTcgtaaaaattcgcgatttcgcgaacagtcaattccgcgaattataaTATtctgtgaataattagttctatttttaatcacaagggagaataactactgcatcaaattgaaaactagtcgctataaggtagtttttaatataaatactaaacgtagttgagttccaaaacattttttaaaatcattgcctgagctttgagctaataccattgccaatgcatcacatttatttacaaaattattcaaggttgtcacaagatatgcagaatggcgtcatcgcgaaaatagcctctaggcagaagtactaaacgtagccgagttccaaaacttctttaaaatcatcgccgagcttcgagttttattgccattgcgtcaaactttacaaaattattcaacgTTTTCACAAGTTGTTCTGCATGGTTTTATCATCGCAAAAAAGCTATTTTAgcctttttacattgaaatcggctccatcaatctctaataccgaagttgaggacgatcatgattctgatctggacattatggtatgtatttgattgcagtgcagatacgtttttccattattaactgcattagttaattctttttaaaaactaatcactttcattaaatacttcagctatcgtttgtgtacttccttaacactcgttaatattttttcttttttgtgtttactgcagattgagaatgaaacaacctactccgattacgaaaactagagacaagtagtaatattcatcaaggcaggaatattggcagagaagcaaccagtcaacctaaaccccctcatcgacaacaactccttgatatcgctgcagcaaacatgattaacttatatattttatttcatgtatagatatattataatttattacaaacttgagtgtacaaataaattagtacaaatacaaataaaactttatatGCGATGAatagagtaaatataaacagtttagtccatatggcgtttgtctagcaataaaattgaactggtactcttgataagtgaatactagcgtgtaatgatgCTCTCtaactagttattttggtaagaGCAGCTCTGTCgatgtcactgtcttgggtagatgttaaaggcgattctctcgctactacatgactggtaatgaagttatcatcagaactctcctcgagACTTACTATTGtgaagttctgccggttggccaaagatttgtgcttttaaaggcgtttttgttcctttttcacaaacagatatattctcctcatTAGCAGCTGCGgccacttcaacctcaatttcaagacctccctgaatgactGGTTATTTTccaagaatgacatctaccgcccttgcaatcattgtgctaccgtgtatgatgaaaaatctctctctcacactaaaacaaatttaatgaagcaatagggatggaaaaaataaatattgcattttaccgaagaaccaaaataaaattcaactaatttagtaaaagtGAAAagctcattacttaccacaaattgttggttcatcaaaggcctccaaatctatgattattcgtgaaaacctctgaacgcagcaaaacaattttagctTAGCTTGATCCGACCCGTGGTTGTAAGCTAAGATACgtgaaaaagaaaaagatacgcgcagccgcgcatgcgtagggttaactctattggtagacgtaatagagttaactcttcatagaaaGTGACAATTTTCAGctgtgaataaattaatccgcgaatatgcatggaATGGCAACTTTTGCGAAATATacctccgcgaataaattcatcatgtTGGGTATCTGCCTGTTCCAGGATGCTTAGAAATGCTTGGACATCAGTTTCATCTTCACTGGTTGTTGAATCTGCTTCTTTTTTATGTGACTGGAGGTCCTGAGTGCCCATGCCACAAAGATCTCTTTGGGCAGCATAGAAGTAGGGTCGGATGTGTGATGTGGAGAACCAATTAGTCCTAGCATTCTTATTTTGACTGGTGCCTTTCCATGCACCTTTACAATCTTACATGGTTCGCTCCAATACTTGGTCAGTTGGAACACCTGCAAATCTGTTACCTGTTCGATTACTGTGATTGCAAACAGTCCTCTGGTGAATGAGTTATGGACTTCAGGTGCATTGTCCTCTAAATCAATCATGTCAGTGAGGCACACCGGTAGCCATCTCGAGTAGTTTACGCTCTCATTTGCAAAAAGGTAGGTAACATTGACATTAGGCTATCCAGGTAGAGTTGCCAGTCAGCAGATCTCTCTGCTCGAATGAATGACAATATAGCTTGCACAGAATGGATGTAGTCGTTGTAGAAGGTTCCCATTGCAGATGTTCTCTCGATTTAGATGTTGAAGTCTCTGAGTAAGGCTGTCATGCTTTTAGCTGCAGGCTTTACCTCATCCATCTCAATGAGAGGATCATCATCTCCCTTTTTGGAAAGCCTATATTTATCCTATTTTCATCTACCATGTCGGTAACCATAATGTTGTATCGCGGCAGCTACATGGTGAACAATGTTAAGAGTGGCAGCCAACAGAAACGCTTTTGTCTCATTGTCACACATTGCTTAATCCGTCGGCATTGTCATCGCAGTTTACAAGCCTGTTTTTCGTCATCAAAAGTTACTGCATCAGGTTACACCTTGGAGTGTTTTTGTCTCTAAAAATGATTCTTTGTTCTTCTAAAATCAATATCACTCAagctctggcagtctagtcTGTCTAGTGTGCCACGAAAATTTGTCTGGTGTAGTAACTATTCATACAATCATTCCAAAATGCTGAAAGATAATCGATTGTGGAGGTGTTAAAGCTGTAATCTAGCAAGCTGCATGCTGTGAATTCAATTCCATTGTAATgcaattttttctatttttcaatcttttacCATTGGTTTAAACCGATGAATACAagtattgttataaaatatattgtagaACAATGAATGTATGATTATATTGGTATAAATAgctgtaatttaaaaattttatcagtTCACCCTTACGTTATACGATTTTAGACAATCGTACTCATTTTGGGTCATTCACTCAATTGCACAAATAGACAAAATGAGATTATGAGCTTTACGTTGTATTAGTGTCAGCCAATGCTAAACCTGCCGTTATTTGTAGATAAtgtaaaaactttatttgaacacccCATTTCATTTAAAAGCAACCGCTAAAAAACGTCTTTATAGAAAAATGGTCAAAGAACACAGCGCCAACCTTTAATTAAACACCCTGTCTagttgaccaccactttgacattcatcgGTCTTCACgaacacatttaaaaaatgatCAGTTGAAAAGTGTTCGCACATTGTTACTAACGATGACTCAGTTATATCAatcaaaattaatgtttttgctATAGTGGTTGCAATTGGTTTAGCAAGAGTGTACCTGAGAGCCTGAGAATATCAATCgttacaatcatcagaactacactcctTGACGAAGTCTCTAAGGTCCAAACTTCACACACTATTTTCAGATTTATTCTTACTGCGGTTTGCAATCTTATCTGAAAactttaaagtgttttgatgaacaATGAGAGTACTCTTCAGAAACATCGTACAACAAAGTAGCAACTATTGTTACGGCGTACTCGATGACGTTTTCTAACTCCGAAGCTTTACCGTTTTGtcttaaaaagtttgaaagaggcaccataaaaataattaataactgtatttgGGGAATATTTTTTCCTCAAAGTAGTTCCTGTTTTAACTTGTCAGACACCTAAAAGTAGATAAAATAGGTCCGGCAAAAATGGTGCAGCCCACGGCATTGATTTCGCTCTACCCAAAGAAGATTGCAAAATATAAGCGACATTTGTTTCCCTCGTCAAAGGTTTATGATTAtcttttcaaaatgctgacgagtTAGTCGAAAAATGCATCATCACTTTCTATTTAAGggccacctctaataaaatgcttttattAGATAAGGGTTGAAAGATTTATCGCTATGGCATTCAAacagaggttttatggtatatataagATAAAGATTAACGATAACTTATGGTTATGTTTTTGTATCTTCCGTACACAGGTTTTTTCATAGTCATGCCATTTATGACCATCTGTACTATGTACATACTGTACTATGTACATCCGTTCTCTGTACCCATTTCTTGTTTATGCATGTTCTTGGTAGCCATGTTTACTTTTGTCATTTCCTCTAATTCTTGTTCCTCTTTAGACCATGTTTCTATGAACTTAacagctattattattgttacaaccatatatgttgttttttgtatatacaagtcTTGTGTTCCCATTTCTGCTATAACTAGTTCCGCTATAGCCATAGAGTATCATAActacataatattttatcatgTTTTTACCAGTCGGTTTAGAGCAAACATTTTCTAGGCTGATCCTCATATCTAGTTGAACTATAAATCTTCTTGTAGTTAGTAATTTATGGATATTTTCTATTGTAGATACTGAGGTTGAAGTACAACCTGGTGATTCATCAGGCGACAATGACAGTGATGAAGGTAATTAATTATGTTGCAATTATAATTTCATGGGATTCACCTCAACGTAGTAAATATACGAGACAATGCTCATTGTTATGTTCTCTATACGGCCTCTGATATTCATTGTAGGAGTTGCTGAAGTGATAACAAAACCAGGATCTGATGGTGGTGCTTATAGTCTCTACCCAACTGGTTAGTTGAAGATTTATTAGATAATAGTACTAACTGCTGTTGATTAGCTCAGATGTCCAGTGCCTCTTAGCtgagtaaatataataattaccttCCTCTATTGTCTCACAAACTGGTTTATTAGCAAACCTAAAATACTAAATCTGACTATAATTTATTGTGTCATTCTCTATTAAGCCACATACCTTTTTGTAGATGTTCTTTTTAGTACTATTTGTTAGAGGACTTCAGCTTTTTATAACCAGTCCTGTTTGTAATGGTTGCTATATTAACGTGTGCACCGCTGGTCTTCCCACTCGTATATCGGTACAACATCTCAACACTTTGTCGAGGCAACATTTGCAGTGATCGTGgtcatttttaaatgtatttgcTAATAATTAAGGTGgacaataacatattttattttgtatttgtttgaaAGAGTAGCAATTTGTGAAGCATTTTGgaaaatctttgaaaaaaatataggGACAGGCTTCTAATGAtttttataagctgagtttgtCTGTTGGAAACGTTTGGCTCATGGTCTTCACAAACACATGACCAGAGCATAGACGACCAGATCATGACTCAAGCAGAAAGTTATCTATTGGTATTCATAGAAATATAAACAATTTTCTTTGTCAGTTTGTCACATGATAGCACTTGTCCTTCAAGTTAGCTTTTTACTGCAGTCAGGCTAAATTTGAATGAAACGCTTTATGAGCTTCATTGTTTCATACGTTTACACTCACTTTGGAAGTTTTTTCTAGTCTTTATGTtagaattcatttagtaaaTGCTTGTAAACCTGTTAGGTTTGCTTTATTAACAATATGTACCAGCTGATTCCAAGTGAGTACATTTCTGATTAATCTGTtgattaccgtaaaacctctaattgaacgtaacctctatttgaccgccactatttgtgaaatgttgaaaaatataccgtcaccctttatttgaacgccgcgTCCATTTGACCGTCATTCTGACAATTGTTGGTCTTTATGAACCAATATTATCAAATGATTATTAGAAAAGTGGCCACGAAATTGTATTCATAATGAATCGTTTGCTTCAATAGTAATCGATTCTCTTATTGTCCCATTCagaagcttttaattttttttctttaaacattgaaagcagcatcgtaaaaataattaataactttaaCGTGACTAGTATTTCTTTGtccctttaaagatgtagttgcgtcaaaatttaagttgatcttaaaagaaagcatttttttttctctatcagttgatatgttgttcgttgtgttacgcgatcgcattgccaagatatttgaagattaaaaccgaaaaaatctgatcaccgtaaaaacgctcaggccacaaaaacgtgcccagcctcgccaaaaataatgtcacgcgtttggcaacctctctctatctctcgtattcacatcggctatttgcgataaaagtctagtcttacgcggctctattggcatatatcttattttgtatttgctcgtgttggctagaataaaattttaaatcctgctacagatgcattattatgaatgtttaaaaggcctcaaataacgaaaattgaaagtttgttctactcactttctccaaatgttgtgtaaacatttgggtaccgactaccaattctaccggtctacggtaattctgtctagtcactttatgtagaacacggtctttgtatcagcacagttctgcagctacccatataaacgatatacagcctcccataagccccgcccacattatgtcgcctattacctattgcctacgtactagtttcttactagttacttactactagcaagccacctctttgaaaagaatatagacagggatagagttttaaggatgagaagtctgctgcaaactggatttgaactcacattctccagttctgcggacacccatataccatatccgattcactacaatattctgcaaatcatgttttgcattatcttcaacaatattattttattatataatttttacaagcaaaaatattttcatctcggcataaagcttttattaaaaatattcatcaagtcgtggccactcacaaagtattagctgatacaataagacaaattcatctactgcaacaaactcaaacaaaacatcatccagcacgcattcaagtcttgctttctcctttatagcagtttccacactgacaaagcttcttcggctggtgggacgacataaacattctgtaatcagtaaaacaagtaaatgtaaacaaagtagatgcaataaatatgtcattcatagatatgtcattctaaagcgtatctattgacagcttccaaattgggagttaaatagattgcgagtgtaattctaaaaacgaataaacatttaataaaggcacaagtacgccaagccaacgattcgaagctttggttctggaaattaaagatttgcaatgatcaatcgattttacccacttcctacgtgtgaaaataatttgtaatcatgactctaatttaccaaagaaaattcgaaaaaaatattatagctaggtaaaacggcagataagctatgaaacgatgattggagatagcaaagaattatcattttattaattagtatatgtatttatgactataaaaaatattacatttactaaagtatagaagactctaagttaatttacctccattctgtcttcttctgcagcaaaacgctgctgacgcctgtcagctttggccataggctgtctactctaatcttttactaaacgttgctcagataactctgagtagcggtcgctcgaacttgaagccattttaaaactatgtataacttagtaattgttgaaacgcgttgaatcagtaacaatgagcatgaattctctagcgatgagaatcttcgagatcacagacaacgcgttttacgagtgataacatttattacggtctatataaaaatttcgcgatcgtgattggcttacgaagcgacctcatatttatcgctcgtggtttcgtttcagaaaacaagctagtgacgtcacgaaattggcacccgctggaacgtgagctttttaaaagagggcctcattcaaacgcaaatatctctggacagggttggtctacaaagacaaaaatggcatcaaattgtagctgatgttttagccttttatgggtcctaatttcatttttgacgcaactacatctttaaacacggtcttgatactttgaagtatacatatataaaaaacgatTTACAtatatgatggtagatgaatgACTGGTTTTAGGCCAATAGTTACGTTTatcgagcaaaacttttacgctttGCATTTACGCTAAATGCAACTCGTAAaagtttcgctttgcaaaaaaattgtgtgGCCGaaaatatcgactagttcagcagtgcaaaagaagagttgaagtcagaggacattgtggaaggtatttgACAATCAGAAAATGTTTGTCCCATCAAGagtaacaatcagaacgcagctatgcGAGCAACGATggatatattttagttttgaaaacGCTAATTTTGGTttgtgcatgtaatataagtacgGTTGGTTAATGGtacttgttcatgaataattatttgtatcatttgttaGATTATTATTCTATAACGTATAAATTTGCGGATCggtagcatattatttgataacattattgtggtaatctgattttacaattaatcgacgctcgtaactcctcttccattggctgcaaactgtagcgaacatatcaatgagtgcaatgagcttttatgaaacattggtaaatacagatataaaataaaaatattacttcaaatttagaataaaataaaaaattagaagTACTAAAAATCATTTCATCAtaaatgctttacatctgatggTTGGCCTTATACTGTGTGTTTGAATTGTtacatatgatatattattcatatttgcaatgaaaactcttaaagaatcttttcatattactTATAGGGTTTAAATGACgtttttataatatgaaatattttagtgtATACCATACTACTAAGCTTGTGAGTCAAAATCTTTCAACTTGTATTATAGGTAAAAATTGTGGACAGAAATCCTTGCCAAGAGATCAAAATGATATATATGGAAGATTGTTATGCACTACCGTTGTAGAGACAGAAATAAAAGGTCTCCTTGCAAGGAAGCCTCTTCATCCTGAGATATTCAGTGCTAGCTTTGCTCGCAGCAGTCATCTAGCAACAGACGTGAGAACACACACTGGAGAGAAACCATTCCAGTGCAAGATATGCAGTAGTGGCTTTAATCATTGTCATAGTCTAACAAGACACATgaagactcatactggagagaagtcatttcagtgtaagatttgcagtagtcggtttgctcGATGTGGTACTCTGACGGATCATATGAGGACGCACACTGGAGAGAAACCATTCCGGTGCAAGATATGCAGTAGTAAATTTGCTGATCGCCGTAATCTTACAAGTCATATGAAgattcatactggagagaagccatttcagtgtaagatttgcagtagtcggtttgctcAACGCTCTAATTTTACAAGACACATGAAgactcacactggagagaagccatttcagtgcAAGATTTGCAATAGTCGGTTTTCTCAACGGTGTACTTTAACAACACACATGAAGACTCATACCGGAGAAAAGCCATTTCAGTGCAAGATGTGCAGTAGTCGGTTTTCTCAACGGTGTAGTTTAACAAGACACATAATgattcatactggagagaagccatttcagtgtgAGATTTGCAGTAGACGGTTTGCTCAATGTAGTTCTCTAACAGATCATatgaggactcacactggagaaaaaccattccGGTGCAAGTTATGCAGTAGTAAATTTGCTGATCACCGTAATTTAACAAGTCATATGAGGattcatactggagaaaaaccatttCAGTGTGAGATTTGCAGTAGACGGTTTGCTGAACGCTCCAAATTTACAAGACACATAAAgactcacactggagagaagccattatTTCAGTGCAAGATTTGCAGTAGTCGGTTTTCTCAACGGTGTACTTTAACAACACACATGAAGACTCATACCGGAGAAaagccatttcagtgtaagatttgcagtagtcggtttgctGAACGTTTTAATTTAACAAGTCATATGAGGACTCATACCGGAGAGAAGTCATTCCAGTGTAAGATTTGCAGCCGTCGGTTTTCTCAATGTAGTACTTTAACGGATCATATGAGAactcacactggagagaagccatttcagtgcAAGATATGCAGTAGACGGTTTTCTCATCGCCATAATTTAATAAgacacatgaggactcatactggagagaagccatttcaatgtAAGATGtgcagtagtcggtttgctcAATCTGGTACTTTAACGAATCATATGAGGACGCACACTGGAAAACAACCATTCCTGTGCAAGACATGCAATAGTAAATTTGCAGA
It encodes the following:
- the LOC137408140 gene encoding zinc finger protein 569-like yields the protein MPAVNTMNTVLVKPKKEADGLSDSLYPTDIEVKVEPDESSVDTDSDEVVAEIKTEPRYDGGPDNLYPTDTEVEVQPGDSSGDNDSDEGVAEVITKPGSDGGAYSLYPTETEIKGLLARKPLHPEIFSASFARSSHLATDVRTHTGEKPFQCKICSSGFNHCHSLTRHMKTHTGEKSFQCKICSSRFARCGTLTDHMRTHTGEKPFRCKICSSKFADRRNLTSHMKIHTGEKPFQCKICSSRFAQRSNFTRHMKTHTGEKPFQCKICNSRFSQRCTLTTHMKTHTGEKPFQCKMCSSRFSQRCSLTRHIMIHTGEKPFQCEICSRRFAQCSSLTDHMRTHTGEKPFRCKLCSSKFADHRNLTSHMRIHTGEKPFQCEICSRRFAERSKFTRHIKTHTGEKPLFQCKICSSRFSQRCTLTTHMKTHTGEKPFQCKICSSRFAERFNLTSHMRTHTGEKSFQCKICSRRFSQCSTLTDHMRTHTGEKPFQCKICSRRFSHRHNLIRHMRTHTGEKPFQCKMCSSRFAQSGTLTNHMRTHTGKQPFLCKTCNSKFAEHRSLMRHLKTHTGEKPFQCKICSRQFSQRCNLTRHMKTHN